The Linepithema humile isolate Giens D197 chromosome 2, Lhum_UNIL_v1.0, whole genome shotgun sequence genome has a segment encoding these proteins:
- the LOC136997826 gene encoding uncharacterized protein translates to MAYAKLSEQERVSLLMMRGWGDQVRSYNKVRVLFNRTFRNGDGLSPVSKSTVERTVRRFMDNGTVKDLERSGRSKSVASEEKQIEIAQAFVENPHLSLRRTGNEHDASHETVRKVLKNIHFHPCKIHLVQELNEDDPDRRIEFSETMMNRIDEDPLFLYNIVFSDEATFTLKGP, encoded by the coding sequence ATGGCGTATGCTAAACTTTCGGAACAAGAGAGGGTATCTCTATTAATGATGCGTGGTTGGGGAGATCAAGTGCGATCTTATAATAAAGTTCGGGTGCTATTTAATCGCACTTTTCGTAATGGAGACGGGTTAAGTCCTGTCTCAAAATCTACAGTCGAAAGGACTGTACGGCGCTTTATGGATAATGGGACTGTCAAGGACCTTGAGAGAAGTGGTCGGTCAAAATCTGTAGCATCTGAGGAGAAACAGATTGAAATTGCTCAAGCATTTGTTGAAAACCCGCATCTTAGTCTACGTAGAACCGGTAATGAGCATGACGCTTCTCATGAAACAGTAcgtaaagttttgaaaaacatACATTTTCATCCTTGCAAGATTCATTTGGTACAGGAGCTTAATGAAGATGATCCTGATCGTCGGATCGAATTTAGCGAAACAATGATGAACAGAATCGATGAAGATcctctttttttgtacaatatagtTTTTTCAGATGAAGCTACTTTCACTTTAAAAGGTCCCTGA
- the LOC136997808 gene encoding uncharacterized protein isoform X2, translating into MVYESNNSFAKDSSVAELCKVIDMEKRKVINSLKRKQAFAATSVNYKYGQKQFCSSQNPRRPARIVRKPKRYVTTSSSQDELQVISKKKVTEKPIDLQKDIDDIHNTSFEEHKENAANIAENVPSIAKSQKTIKPQNRIANRIIGSKSFQQNESQNDNKYRQLLSTPLTPLILAEPQPEVVASSNESYSFTEGVPQNNDSAVLNPLLHYRTLQHLPHVSGYTEGYSGTMQSPQRTCSAIWTATGAGISSSNCNSNSSQYREQQHNRPNEFSFTQRDYHYEANAAQREPSAHWNAIIRELDTIKKRLEDMPTKQDFKVLDQKLIKLLKSRSAKMPTKPDCLPLESVEQVELFENIEEEHNDQVVAYLKFLGGQTVDESVKFCMKQIITDKALSNYSLWGEKDENIALYNKKLLSTVYEAVASSPYFAKPDKKIFFEAVKETIRFAKQRLRNAQKRVPGEKGRRTKRHEEADAIFGENETENEN; encoded by the exons ATGGTATATGAAAGTAACAACTCATTTGCAAAag acaGTTCTGTGGCTGAACTGTGTAAGGTGATTGACATGGAAAAACGAAAGGTGATAAATTCTCTCAAGCGCAAACAGGCTTTTGCAGCTACCAGcgtcaattataaatatgggCAAAAGCAATTTTGCTCAAGTCA AAACCCACGGCGTCCTGCAAGAATTGTAAGGAAACCGAAACGGTATGTGACCACTTCGTCGAGTCAGGACGAATTGCAAGTcatatcaaaaaaaaaagttacagaaAAGCCAATAGATCTTCAGAAGGATATAGATGATATTCACAACACATCGTTTGAAGAGCATAAGGAAAACGCAGcaaatattgcagaaaatgTACCAAGTATtgcaaaatctcaaaaaacCATCAAACCCCAAAACAGAATTGCAAACAGGATTATCGGAAGTAAATCTTTTCAACAAAATGAAAGTCAGAATGACAACAAATACAGGCAGCTACTTTCAACGCCTTTAACCCCTCTTATACTTGCTG AACCGCAGCCAGAAGTAGTAGCCAGCAGTAATGAATCATATTCTTTTACCGAAGGAGTGCCTCAGAATAATGACTCGGCAGTTTTGAACCCACTGTTGCATTATCGAACACTACAACATTTGCCGCACGTAAGCGGATACACCGAAGGATACTCGGGAACTATGCAATCCCCCCAAAGAACATGCTCAGCAATATGGACTGCTACTGGAGCAGGAATATCTTCGTCAAATTGCAACAGCAATAGCTCGCAATATCGGGAACAGCAGCATAATAGACCTAACGAGTTTTCATTTACTCAAAGAGATTATCACTATGAAGCAAATGCCGCACAACGTGAGCCTTCTGCTCATTGGAATGCAATCATTCG GGAATTGGACACCATCAAGAAAAGGCTCGAAGACATGCCGACAAAACAAGATTTCaa AGTTCTGGACCAAAAATTGATCAAGCTATTGAAATCGAGATCCGCTAAAATGCCGACGAAACCTGATTGCCTTCCTTTGGAGTCTGTCGAGCAGGTGGaacttttcgaaaatatcgaaGAGGAGCATAATGATCAAGTC GTCGCTTATCTCAAGTTTTTGGGAGGTCAAACAGTTGACGAAAGCGTCAAATTTTGCATGAAGCAGATAATCACAGACAAGGCTTTAAGCAATTATTCTTTGTGGGGAGAGAAGGATGAAAACATTGCAttatacaacaaaaaattgttatcaacAGTATACg aagCGGTAGCAAGCAGCCCATACTTCGCGAAGCCggataaaaagatatttttcgagGCCGTAAAAGAAACAATACGTTTCGCCAAACAACGTCTCAGAAATGCACAAAAAAGAGTTCCTGGGGAAAAAGGTCGTCGCACAAAAAGGCACGAGGAGGCCGATGCTATATTTGGCGAAAATGAaactgaaaatgaaaattaa
- the LOC136997808 gene encoding uncharacterized protein isoform X1: MVYESNNSFAKDSSVAELCKVIDMEKRKVINSLKRKQAFAATSVNYKYGQKQFCSSQNPRRPARIVRKPKRYVTTSSSQDELQVISKKKVTEKPIDLQKDIDDIHNTSFEEHKENAANIAENVPSIAKSQKTIKPQNRIANRIIGSKSFQQNESQNDNKYRQLLSTPLTPLILAEPQPEVVASSNESYSFTEGVPQNNDSAVLNPLLHYRTLQHLPHVSGYTEGYSGTMQSPQRTCSAIWTATGAGISSSNCNSNSSQYREQQHNRPNEFSFTQRDYHYEANAAQREPSAHWNAIIRELDTIKKRLEDMPTKQDFKVLDQKLIKLLKSRSAKMPTKPDCLPLESVEQVELFENIEEEHNDQVVAYLKFLGGQTVDESVKFCMKQIITDKALSNYSLWGEKDENIALYNKKLLSTVYVIFIEAVASSPYFAKPDKKIFFEAVKETIRFAKQRLRNAQKRVPGEKGRRTKRHEEADAIFGENETENEN; this comes from the exons ATGGTATATGAAAGTAACAACTCATTTGCAAAag acaGTTCTGTGGCTGAACTGTGTAAGGTGATTGACATGGAAAAACGAAAGGTGATAAATTCTCTCAAGCGCAAACAGGCTTTTGCAGCTACCAGcgtcaattataaatatgggCAAAAGCAATTTTGCTCAAGTCA AAACCCACGGCGTCCTGCAAGAATTGTAAGGAAACCGAAACGGTATGTGACCACTTCGTCGAGTCAGGACGAATTGCAAGTcatatcaaaaaaaaaagttacagaaAAGCCAATAGATCTTCAGAAGGATATAGATGATATTCACAACACATCGTTTGAAGAGCATAAGGAAAACGCAGcaaatattgcagaaaatgTACCAAGTATtgcaaaatctcaaaaaacCATCAAACCCCAAAACAGAATTGCAAACAGGATTATCGGAAGTAAATCTTTTCAACAAAATGAAAGTCAGAATGACAACAAATACAGGCAGCTACTTTCAACGCCTTTAACCCCTCTTATACTTGCTG AACCGCAGCCAGAAGTAGTAGCCAGCAGTAATGAATCATATTCTTTTACCGAAGGAGTGCCTCAGAATAATGACTCGGCAGTTTTGAACCCACTGTTGCATTATCGAACACTACAACATTTGCCGCACGTAAGCGGATACACCGAAGGATACTCGGGAACTATGCAATCCCCCCAAAGAACATGCTCAGCAATATGGACTGCTACTGGAGCAGGAATATCTTCGTCAAATTGCAACAGCAATAGCTCGCAATATCGGGAACAGCAGCATAATAGACCTAACGAGTTTTCATTTACTCAAAGAGATTATCACTATGAAGCAAATGCCGCACAACGTGAGCCTTCTGCTCATTGGAATGCAATCATTCG GGAATTGGACACCATCAAGAAAAGGCTCGAAGACATGCCGACAAAACAAGATTTCaa AGTTCTGGACCAAAAATTGATCAAGCTATTGAAATCGAGATCCGCTAAAATGCCGACGAAACCTGATTGCCTTCCTTTGGAGTCTGTCGAGCAGGTGGaacttttcgaaaatatcgaaGAGGAGCATAATGATCAAGTC GTCGCTTATCTCAAGTTTTTGGGAGGTCAAACAGTTGACGAAAGCGTCAAATTTTGCATGAAGCAGATAATCACAGACAAGGCTTTAAGCAATTATTCTTTGTGGGGAGAGAAGGATGAAAACATTGCAttatacaacaaaaaattgttatcaacAGTATACg ttatatttatagaagCGGTAGCAAGCAGCCCATACTTCGCGAAGCCggataaaaagatatttttcgagGCCGTAAAAGAAACAATACGTTTCGCCAAACAACGTCTCAGAAATGCACAAAAAAGAGTTCCTGGGGAAAAAGGTCGTCGCACAAAAAGGCACGAGGAGGCCGATGCTATATTTGGCGAAAATGAaactgaaaatgaaaattaa
- the LOC136997740 gene encoding uncharacterized protein, translating to MIDDYNISQDNKKMDHSPTKEELKKMLFETRKELKKRSFLKEIDKDSCQLTSSENINDLEMDIEDSRSEIINPLENVDDNINPLENADDSINPLENVDDNIENLKDNDIEIEQFEATDTQLYGKNFEAKMVHLKDNFYCRNIIYYAAIGNSHRSSQIARRLLTGVFKKETLINCTLTGQTPRSQGKDRQNLKISYLHPFAIKAIVDFSIEYGAKHGWIIQTKKDLHRAITQRIGEIKREARNNE from the exons ATGATTGATGATTACAATATTTcgcaagataataaaaaaatg GATCATAGTCCAACAAaggaagaattgaaaaaaatgctttttgaaACTAgaaaagagttaaaaaaaagatctt TTTTAAAGGAGATTGATAAAGATTCCTGTCAATTAACTTCGTCAGAGAACATTAATGATCTTGAAATGGATATAGAAGACTCACGATCCGAAATCATAAATCCTTTAGAGAATGttgatgataatataaatcCTTTGGAGAATGCTGATGATAGTATAAATCCTTTAGAGAATGTTGatgataatatagaaaatcttAAGGATAATGATATTGAAATAGAACAATTTGAAGCTACAGATACTCAGTTATATGGAAAAAACTTCGAGGCTAAG ATGGTACACTTAAAGGATAATTTCtattgtagaaatataatatattatgcagcAATAGGGAATTCTCATAGATCATCGCAGATAGCTAGAAGACTTTTAACGGGAGTGTTTAAAAaggaaacattaattaattgtactcTGACTGGACAAACTCCTAGATCACAAGGAAAAGACCGACAAAATCTTAAAATCTCATATTTACATCCTTTTGCAATTAAAGCAATAGTtg atttttctaTTGAGTACGGGGCCAAACATGGTTGGAtcatacaaacaaaaaaagatttacatCGAGCTATAACACAAAGGAttggagaaataaaaagagaagcaAGAAATAATGAGTAA
- the LOC136997807 gene encoding uncharacterized protein translates to MNPIASKKCKVPKRRKPISQLDRQRRSRLLFQIRKVYQRDSNEQLRNIEQFTPSLDTVYKDIHTNKVESYDVNLRSEQSISDTSVMYVENEENFEVNLSTVDDNIVDGVFMDSVNEAFQKSLASAFIKCNLTQTQGNIILNTLRSHECHSFLPKDTRSLLNTPRESIPVRTMYPGQYLHIGFEVAINNILKEIPPNQIPLVLEIDWNTDGASLNKTGKKQIWPIQISVNNIPNSKPQVVGIYIGNKKPDAPARAWLLNHYGHTSRHACGKCWVVGIRYEQRMIFLGTNHRLRTNEEYVRMTDYDHHKGISPLSRLPMGMVTQVPVEYMHLVCIGIVKKLLNAWVTGKYGKKTKLSGRNLELTSKRLQLLSHYCPRDFARKPRSLSDFSEYKATEGRQFILYTGPVVMHGILEKQAYIHFLFLHSAIRALCSKSPSRTLLLRRAEVAIKKFVEKCQVFYKLSFLSYNVHALLHLVKDVEHFREPLDNFSAFKYENNMPFFRQFYRKPHLASQQFALRQAEINIRKELRPTHIVTFTKIFDRHSEGPLPVGMSPRHCQQYTKIQTENMFFNVTSLGNNCCVLKGCTICVIENILEINETYHFVVKKFAIMEDLYDVGISSSLLGIYKCSALSNDLCTIPITDVQSKCYIMPYWKVIDDNGSDSSTDLDADQPVADEYVVSVLL, encoded by the exons atgaatccaATTGCAAGTAAAAAGTGTAAAGTACCTAAACGCCGTAAGCCTATTTCGCAATTAGACCGACAAAGGCGATCAAGGCTTCTCTTTCAGATAAGAAAAGTTTATCAAAGAGATTCTAATGAGCAACTACGTAATATTGAACAGTTTACGCCGTCTCTAGACACAGTATACAAAGatattcatacaaataaaGTAGAGTCCTATGATGTAAACTTGAGGAGCGAGCAAAGTATTTCCGACACCTCAGTTATGTATGtcgaaaatgaagaaaattttgaagtcAATTTGTCAACTGTAGACGATAATATAGTTGATGGTGTATTTATGGATTCTGTAAATGAAGCGTTTCAAAAATCCTTAGCATCagcttttataaaatgcaatctCACGCAAACACaaggaaatataatattgaatactTTACGATCTCACGAATGTCATTCTTTCCTTCCAAAAGATACTCGTTCCTTACTCAACACTCCGCGTGAAAGTATTCCGGTTCGTACAATGTACCCTGGACAATATCTTCATATTGGCTTTGAAGTagctattaataatattctaaaagaAATTCCTCCGAACCAGATTCCTCTTGTTCTCGAGATAGACTGGAATACGGATGGCGCAAGCTTGAATAAAACTGGAAAAAAACAGATTTGGCCAATCCAAATTTCAGTTAATAACATACCTAATAGCAAACCTCAAGTAGTGGGAATTTACATTGGAAATAAAAAGCCAG ATGCTCCAGCTCGAGCCTGGTTATTAAACCATTATGGGCATACATCTCGTCATGCATGTGGAAAATGCTGGGTTGTTGGCATTCGATATGAGCAAAGAATGATTTTCTTAGGTACGAATCATCGTCTAAGAACCAATGAGGAGTATGTTCGGATGACAGACTACGATCACCACAAAGGAATTAGTCCACTGTCTCGGTTACCTATGGGGATGGTAACGCAAGTCCCGGTAGAGTATATGCACTTAGTGTGCATAGGGATAGTTAAAAAACTGCTAAACGCGTGGGTTACGGGCAAATATgggaagaaaacaaaattatcagGCCGAAACTTAGAGTTGACATCAAAGCGACTTCAACTTCTTTCTCATTACTGTCCTCGAGATTTCGCTAGGAAACCTAGATCTTTAAGTGACTTTTCAGAATACAAAGCAACTGAAGGCCGACAATTCATTTTATATACCGGACCTGTAGTGATGCACGgcattttggaaaagcaaGCTTACATCCACTTCTTGTTTTTACATTCAGCAATTCGTGCGCTTTGTAGTAAGTCACCTTCAAGAACATTATTACTACGACGTGCAGAAGTagccattaaaaaatttgtggaAAAGTGCCAAGTGTTTTATAagctttcttttctttcatataATGTACATGCATTATTACACTTGGTCAAAGATGTTGAACACTTTCGTGAACCTCTTGATAATTTTTCAGCTTTCaagtatgaaaataatatgccatttttcagacaattttacagaaaaccTCATCTTGCTTCGCAACAATTTGCCCTCAGACAGGCAGAAATCAATATACGAAAAGAGCTTCGTCCGACacatattgttacatttacaaaaattttcgaCAGGCATAGTGAAGGTCCCCTTCCAGTGGGAATGTCACCTCGACATTGTCAACAGTACACGAAGATACAAACTGAGAACATGTTTTTCAATGTTACTTCACTCGGCAATAATTGTTGTGTCTTAAAAGGCTGTACGATATGTGTCATTGAAAATATACTCGAAATTAACGAAACATATCATTTTGTCGTAAAGAAATTCGCAATAATGGAAGATTTATACGATGTCGGAATTTCGTCATCGTTATTAGGCATTTACAAATGCTCTGCATTATCAAACGATCTTTGTACAATACCTATTACCGATGTACAATCTAAATGTTACATAATGCCATATTGGAAAGTCATTGATGATAACGGCTCTGATTCCAGCACTGATTTGGATGCCGATCAGCCGGTTGCTGATGAATATGTTGTATCTGTTCtcttatag